The nucleotide window CACGCTAGGAACAAAACTAAAAAAAGGACTGATCATTAAAAGCTATGTAAAATCTAAAATGCTTACTCACGACCCGGAACAGCAGAAAGCTTATGATACCGATCCTTTGATCACAAGATCTATAGATGCCGAACTTCTGATTGATCTTGCAAAAGCAGGGAAACGTCTGGTAGAAGATGCAGAAGCTATTGATACACCGGCCCTGATTCTGGCAGCAGAAAAAGATCATGTGGTTTTCAATAAGGAGCAGAAATCCTTTTATGACAAACTTGACACGGATCTGAAAAAATATGAAGTATTGCCTGGCTTTTTCCACGGAATCCTTTTTGATACCGGAAAAGAAAAGGTATACGATAAAGTTGCGGATTTTGCCGCAAAATGTTTTAGCAGAACTCACAAAACCGTATCTCTTCACCCTGACCGTTTTTCTGTAAAAGAATACGAGGATCTGCAGAATAATGTCGGGAATAATCTGAATTTTAAATTTCAGAAGTTTTCACTTAAAAATATCGGGAAAATAAGTAACGGAATGGCCATCGGCCTGAAACATGGCTTTGATTCCGGTGCTTCCCTTCATTACGTTTACCAGAACCAGCCAAAAGGAAAATTGGGTTTCGGAAAAATGATGGATAAAAATTACCTCAACGCCATTGGCTGGAAAGGAATCCGTATCCGTAAGGTTCACCTGATCCAACTTTTGGAACAGAATATCCAAACTCTGAAGAAAGAAGGCCGGAAAATTAAGATTCTTGATATTGCGGGCGGAACAGGAAATTATTTATTTGATATTAAAGAAAAATATCCTGAAGCAGAAATTGTTATCAATGAATTTGTAAAGGACAATATTGAAATCGGAGAGAAAGTAATCAGAGATAAAAATTATCAGAATATCCGCTTTACAAACTTCGACTGCTTTGATCCTGAAACTTATAAAAAACTGGATTTCGAACCTAATATTACAATTATTTCCGGTATTCTGGAACTGTTCGGAGATAATGAAATGGCTTCAAGAGCTGTTAAAGGAGTAGCTTCTATTTCTGAAAAAGATTCTTTCGTTGTCTATACGGGACAGCCGTGGCATCCTCAGCTGAAAATGATTGCCTATGTTTTGAATAATCACCAGAACAAAGACTGGATCATGAGAAGACGCTCACAGAAAGAGCTCGACAGGGTATTAAAATACAACGGTATTGAAAAGGAGCATATGCTGATTGATGATTATGGAATCTTCACAGTTTCTTCAGGAAGGGTAAATTTTTAAACCATACTCTTGAATCTCTCGCAGATTTAGCTGATCAAGCAGATTAAATTATAGCGTAAACATCTGCATCATCTGTTAAATCTGCGAGAGATTTAAAAAAATTAGGATTATACTGACTGCAACAGTTTAATAAAAAAGGTTTCTCAAATAATTGAAAAACCTTTTTTTAGTTTATTGAGAGAACTAGTGTTTTACCAGCTCAAAATATAAGCTTACTTCTACATCTTTAGCGACTCCGGCACCTGTTGGATCATATTTAATCCCATAATCCAGACGGTTCACCGTGAATTTTGTCTGGAAACCCATCACTTCTTTTCCCTGTTGGTTTTTAGTAACCCCTCCGAATGTTACCGGAACACTGATTTCTTTTACAGTCTCCTTAATTTTCAGGGTTCCTTTCAGTGTATATGAATTATTTTTATCCTTAGTAATGGAAGTACTGTGAAAACTCATTCCAGGATATTGATCAGCATCAAAAAAATCGGCGCTTTTAAGATGCTTATCTCTCATATCCACACCTGTATTGATGGAATTCACCTCTACCCCAAAATCAAAAACGGCATTGTCCAGATTAGCACCTTCAGCAGTTATTTTTCCTTTAAAAGAATCGAATCGTCCCTGTACGAAGCTAATACCCATATGCTTGATATTAAAGTTCACAGAAGAATGCATGGGATCTACCGACCATTCAGTCTGTGCAAAACCCAGAACGCTTAACAGCGTGAATACGAATGATAAAAATACTTTTTTCATAGTACTATATTTTTATGTTATTTTTAATTGGAGTAAAGATATGCTATAAAATGTAATTCATTATTGATGTAGGTTAGTTTTTAACCTTAGTTGAAAGTATTCTGGAATAAATAACATCAAAAAGACACACCACGACACAAATTACCATCGAATTCAGGTATAAAAGTAAATCTATCAGATGATAATCCGTATTGTCTGTAAAATAAGTAACAGGACTGGCCCCGGACAGCATTAACATCAACAGGTAAAGGATTTCAAACAATACAGCCATCTTCCATATCGAATTATAGCTTCCTTTGAATATCGCGACTGTTATCAAAGCAATAACGGTAATAATCAAAGATCCGACAAGAACGGCCGTTGACAGCATTCCAAACTTCCCGCCAGGCAGCTTAATGAATTCACCACTCCAGTAAGCAAGCTGAGTGTTGAGAAAACTCATGACAACAAATACGGCCAGGCTTTTCAGAAGAACATTTTTCATGTGTGAAAATTAACTAAAATTCTGAAAGGACATTCATTTTTTTTAACTTCGCAGTATGGCAAAACTGAAAACAGCATATTTCTGTCAAAACTGCGGAACCCAGTACTCCCAATGGATGGGACAATGTAAAAACTGTGGGGAATGGAATACCCTTGTGGAAGAAGTGGTGGAAAAAACTTCATCCAAAACTCCGCCTTTTTCAAAATCAAAACAGCATGTCATCAACATTATTGAAGTTGAGACCAGTGAAGAACCCAGAATAAAGACCCCTTCCGAGGAACTGAACCGTGTTCTGGGTGGCGGAATTGTATTGGGTTCCGTAACCCTGATCGGAGGTGAACCCGGAATCGG belongs to Chryseobacterium shigense and includes:
- a CDS encoding YceI family protein, with the translated sequence MKKVFLSFVFTLLSVLGFAQTEWSVDPMHSSVNFNIKHMGISFVQGRFDSFKGKITAEGANLDNAVFDFGVEVNSINTGVDMRDKHLKSADFFDADQYPGMSFHSTSITKDKNNSYTLKGTLKIKETVKEISVPVTFGGVTKNQQGKEVMGFQTKFTVNRLDYGIKYDPTGAGVAKDVEVSLYFELVKH
- a CDS encoding bifunctional alpha/beta hydrolase/class I SAM-dependent methyltransferase, encoding MNNGHFKSFDGSTIFYREWNYQPQQKSIIIIHRGHEHSERLNDIAQSPQFSQYNIFAFDLRGHGYTETKTSSVFMDYVRDLDSFSKFLGTEYHIKISDIFVLANSIGGVVASAWTHDFAPDIAGMALLAPAFKINLIVPLANEMITLGTKLKKGLIIKSYVKSKMLTHDPEQQKAYDTDPLITRSIDAELLIDLAKAGKRLVEDAEAIDTPALILAAEKDHVVFNKEQKSFYDKLDTDLKKYEVLPGFFHGILFDTGKEKVYDKVADFAAKCFSRTHKTVSLHPDRFSVKEYEDLQNNVGNNLNFKFQKFSLKNIGKISNGMAIGLKHGFDSGASLHYVYQNQPKGKLGFGKMMDKNYLNAIGWKGIRIRKVHLIQLLEQNIQTLKKEGRKIKILDIAGGTGNYLFDIKEKYPEAEIVINEFVKDNIEIGEKVIRDKNYQNIRFTNFDCFDPETYKKLDFEPNITIISGILELFGDNEMASRAVKGVASISEKDSFVVYTGQPWHPQLKMIAYVLNNHQNKDWIMRRRSQKELDRVLKYNGIEKEHMLIDDYGIFTVSSGRVNF